A window of the Eulemur rufifrons isolate Redbay chromosome 6, OSU_ERuf_1, whole genome shotgun sequence genome harbors these coding sequences:
- the LYVE1 gene encoding lymphatic vessel endothelial hyaluronic acid receptor 1: MAKGFSLVLFLAFIWTTRLLVQGSLRVKDLSITLPCRIVGITLVNKKVGQQLNFTEAKEACRLLGMTLASRGQVEAALKAGFETCSYGWVEDKFSVIPRILPNPKCGKNGIGVLIWRATVSQRFGAYCHNSSDIWTNSCSPEIITTEDPIFNTQNEIHMTDFIASDSTYSASSPYSTPPAPATTRASASTSNPRRKKLICITEIYTETSTMPMETESSSEHKASFKNEASGFGGVPTALLVLALLFFGAAAGLAYCYVKRYVKAFPFTNKNQQKEMIETKVVKEEKADDSNPNEEPKKTDKNPEEPKSPPKTTVRCLEAEV, encoded by the exons ATGGCCAAGGGCTTCAGCCTGGTGTTGTTTCTTGCTTTCATCTGGACCACGAGGCTCCTGGTCCAAGGCTCTCTCCGTGTAAAAG ATCTTTCCATAACGCTGCCATGCAGAATTGTGGGGATCACCCTTGTGAACAAAAAGGTAGGCCAGCAGCTGAATTTCACAGAAGCCAAGGAGGCCTGCAGGCTGCTGGGAATGACTTTGGCCAGCAGAGGCCAGGTCGAAGCGGCATTGAAGGCTGGCTTTGAGACTTGCAG CTATGGATGGGTTGAAGACAAATTCTCAGTCATCCCTCGGATTCTCCCAAACCCCAAGTGTGGGAAGAATGGAATAGGCGTCCTGATTTGGAGAGCTACAGTTAGCCAAAGGTTCGGGGCCTATTGTCACAACTCATCTG ATATTTGGACTAACTCGTGCTCTCCAGAAATCATCACCACTGAAGATCCCATATTCAACACTCAAAATGAAATACACATGACAGATTTTATTGCCAGTGACAGTACATACTCAGCATCGTCCCCTTACTCTACGCCTCCTGCCCCTGCTACTACGCGCGCTTCAGCTTCCACTTCTAATCCAcggagaaaaaaattgatttgcaTCACAGAAATTTATACAGAAACTAGCACCATGCCTATGGAAACTGAATCATCTAGTGAACATAAAGCGTCATTCAAGAACGAAGCTTCTGGGTTTGGAG GTGTCCCCACAGCCCTGCTGGTGCTGGCTCTCCTCTTCTTCGGTGCTGCAGCTGGTCTTGCATACTGCTACGTCAAAAG GTATGTGAAGGCTTTCCCTTTCACAAACAAGAATCAGCAGAAGGAAATGATTGAAACCAAAGTAGTAAAGGAGGAGAAGGCTGATGACAGCAACCCTAATGAGGAACCaaagaaaactgataaaaacCCAGAAGAGCCCAAGAGTCCACCCAAAACTACGGTGCGATGCCTAGAAGCTGAAGTTTAG